The sequence below is a genomic window from Paenibacillus silvisoli.
GGCTAATTCCAGCTTCGTTCGAAACAGCTCTTCGAATTCCGCTTCCCTGTCGCGCGCCGCATCGACCCGCCGGATTCCCCGCGATATACGCTCCCGAATGTTGCCCTGAATATGGACAACTAAATTCGCGATGCTATTGCTTGACTCGTTAGGCCGCCAGTTCGCTTGCTCATCGTTCAGTTGGTCAAGCGCTTGCAACAAACGCCGCTCGATCTCATTGAATTTGTGGAGAAGTATCTTCTTTATTGCTTCCATACCTTCAATCCCCTTTCCCCGAATATGCTAGAATAACCCGCTCATCCCAAACCTGCGCCTCGATATACCGCTCCGGTCCTCTTGTCCCGTCCGCGTTCCAGCTTTGAGGAAATCCGTACTGCTCGATCACGCATTTGATTTCTTCAGCGGTATAAACCTGTTTCCGATAGGATTTGCCATCTTCAAACCGCATGGTCGGAAACAAATCTCCATATGTGAAGCTGACTGTCCATTCATCGAACGCCGTCAAAGGAATACTAATCATGTCGCCATCCTCATACCAATCGTGAATCCAATCGCACGCACCAAGCGTCATGTAATGGGGAAAAGAAAGCCTAGGCCGCCCGCCTTTGGCTACGAACAACTCCTTCGCCTTATCTTCCAGCGCCCGGCGAACCGACATATAATCGTCCGCGCGTTTGCTCGCGAAGCCTTTTTGCCGCTGCTTCAAGCGTTGTAAAACCGCTTCCGCCTCTTCTCCCGGCAAACTCGACAAATTGCGAAACGGCCCCTGCTGCTTGTCGAAGTAATGATACAGCCTAAGCTCCATCCGCCATCGCCTCCAGCATCCGCATTCTCACCTGCTCCAAGCTCTGATGCTCGCCTCCGCTCGGCTCCAGCCAGCCGAACCCATCCCCTCTATACCGCGGGAAAACATGCAGATGAAAATGGTCCAAATCGTTGAACACGCCGCCATTTTGCATGACCGATATGCCGTCAGGCCCGTAAGTCCGTTTCAGCGCTCGCGAAACAGTGGCGGAGGCGTTCATCACGGCTCGCATCGTCTCTTCGTCGAGCTCATCCAACTCTCTCAAATGCCTCTTCGGCACTATCAACGTGTGTCCGTCGTTTAGCGGCGCAATATCCAGCAAACACGCGACATACTCGTCCTCATAAATGATTTTCGAATCGACTAATCCGTTCGCTAATTGGCATCCCAAGCAAGCCATCCGCACCGCGCTCCCTTCTCCGCATCCCAAATCAGCATTCCTCTATGCAACCAGCATAGCACGCCAAGGCAGCTTTTGCGTTTCATCCAATCTTTATAAAATCCCCCGTTGACAATGTTTGGGGGCTGATGATAAAGTGCACATATACTTTGATGAACGGAAGGGAGGGTTACGGACATGATGAATCTATTGAATCGGCATGCAGTTCATGATTTTCACGCGAATAATCGGAATGGACGTAACCCTCGCGCAAACAGGCGTTAATTAGGCGGAGATCGGCGGAATCTCCCTGAACGACGTAAGTAGGTGCACGGTTGCGGTCACGTAATCGTGCGCCTTTTTATTTACATCCGGACGACCGGGCTGCGACAGCTTCCAAGCTGCAGCCGGCCGGCAAACGGGATGAGGCGTATCGCTTACGGCGGTAGGCCTCTTTTTTTGTTCTCATAAGCCGGAAAGGTTGTTGATCAACGTGTTTGACGTATTAAAGAAATTAAGCTGGTTTTTCAAAATGCACTGGAAACGGTACACGGTCGCGCTCGTGCTCCTCACGATCTGCGGCATTCTGGAGGTCATCCCGCCCAAGCTGATCGGCTACGCGGTCGACACCATCGGGCAAGGCACCATGACCTCGCAAAAGCTGACGG
It includes:
- a CDS encoding HIT family protein, which produces MACLGCQLANGLVDSKIIYEDEYVACLLDIAPLNDGHTLIVPKRHLRELDELDEETMRAVMNASATVSRALKRTYGPDGISVMQNGGVFNDLDHFHLHVFPRYRGDGFGWLEPSGGEHQSLEQVRMRMLEAMADGA
- a CDS encoding DUF1572 family protein — encoded protein: MEAIKKILLHKFNEIERRLLQALDQLNDEQANWRPNESSNSIANLVVHIQGNIRERISRGIRRVDAARDREAEFEELFRTKLELAAIVRQSFAEVRDTVSLMSDDEFAQTQLVRNAERTHLEVLVQCATHFSEHMGQVLYIGKMLKGDEYVTTSIAKKPRGG